A single region of the Pseudomonas sp. VD-NE ins genome encodes:
- a CDS encoding OprD family porin, producing the protein MNKSTLALAVAVGVMAQQAGAAGFIEDSKATLGLRNFYINTDNRDSGTKAAGAQNKQEEWGQGFDLRFISGYTQGTVGFGIDAIGLLGVRLDSGGGTNGATASSYGGTVFPSKSNGEAVDNFSSLGLTAKAKISQTELKLGTLQPKNPVIVTNDGRLLPQTWQGGQITSGDIKDLTLVGGQIEAVKGRNSSNNENLSIGGANSRGTAFRDSNKFIYAGGDYKITKDLTAQYYYGNLEDFYKQHFLGLVHNWAIGPGVLKSDFRYFNSSNDGKNGNDSAYYSSGNYTGFRNGRGEVDNNLYSGLFLYTVEGHTFGGGYQVSNGSSDFPWLNQGDGSSNYTITDMQIQKFGRAGEKTWQARYSYDFAKIGVPGLTAGMVYLRGDNIDTVGTNGRENGNGRSEWERDLTVGYVVPEGPLKNLGLMWKNATWRNDIPGQRDQDENRLIVSYSIPLL; encoded by the coding sequence ATGAACAAGTCCACCTTGGCCCTGGCTGTGGCCGTAGGGGTTATGGCGCAGCAGGCAGGCGCCGCCGGTTTCATCGAAGACAGCAAAGCTACTTTGGGGCTGCGTAACTTCTACATCAACACCGATAACCGCGATTCGGGCACCAAAGCTGCTGGCGCTCAGAACAAGCAGGAAGAGTGGGGCCAAGGCTTCGACCTGCGCTTCATTTCCGGTTACACCCAGGGCACCGTCGGCTTCGGTATCGACGCCATCGGCCTGCTGGGCGTGCGTCTGGATTCGGGCGGCGGCACCAACGGCGCCACTGCTTCCTCTTACGGCGGCACTGTGTTCCCGAGCAAGTCCAACGGCGAAGCGGTTGATAACTTCTCGAGCCTGGGCCTGACCGCCAAAGCCAAGATCTCCCAGACTGAGTTGAAGCTGGGTACTCTGCAGCCGAAGAACCCGGTCATCGTGACCAACGACGGTCGTCTGCTGCCACAAACCTGGCAGGGTGGCCAGATCACTTCCGGCGACATCAAGGACCTGACCCTGGTCGGTGGTCAGATCGAAGCCGTGAAGGGGCGTAACTCCAGCAACAACGAAAACCTTTCGATTGGTGGCGCCAACTCCCGTGGCACTGCATTCCGTGACAGCAACAAGTTCATCTACGCCGGTGGTGACTACAAGATCACCAAAGACCTGACTGCCCAGTACTACTACGGCAACCTGGAAGACTTCTACAAGCAGCACTTCCTGGGTCTGGTTCACAACTGGGCAATCGGCCCGGGCGTTTTGAAGTCCGACTTCCGTTACTTCAACAGCTCCAACGACGGCAAGAACGGCAACGATTCGGCTTACTACAGCTCGGGTAACTACACCGGTTTCCGTAACGGTCGTGGCGAAGTCGACAACAACCTGTACAGCGGCCTGTTCCTCTACACCGTTGAAGGTCACACCTTCGGTGGCGGTTACCAGGTTTCCAACGGCAGCAGCGACTTCCCTTGGCTGAACCAGGGCGACGGCTCGTCGAACTACACCATCACCGACATGCAGATCCAGAAATTCGGTCGTGCCGGCGAGAAAACCTGGCAAGCACGCTACTCGTATGACTTCGCCAAAATCGGTGTACCTGGTCTGACTGCCGGTATGGTTTACCTGCGTGGCGACAACATCGACACCGTGGGCACCAACGGTCGTGAAAACGGCAATGGCCGTTCCGAGTGGGAACGCGACCTGACCGTCGGTTACGTCGTACCAGAGGGCCCGCTGAAAAACCTGGGCCTGATGTGGAAAAACGCTACCTGGCGCAACGACATCCCAGGTCAGCGTGACCAGGATGAAAACCGCCTGATCGTCAGCTACTCGATCCCGCTGCTGTAA
- the tauA gene encoding taurine ABC transporter substrate-binding protein — MMAKRALSSQFVTVCVSALISFSAHAANLTVGYQTGIDPSKVPQADGVYEKTIGEKIDWRRFNSGPEVVTAIASGDVQIGNLGSSPLAAAASRNLPIVAFIVSAQINAAEAFVVRNGSGINTPQDLIGKTIATPFVSTSHYSLLGALKHWGLDASKVKVVNLQPAEIAAAWKRGDIDGAFVWSPALGEIRKTGKTLTDAAQVGQWGAPTFEVWVARKDFAEKHPEVVAKFAKVTLDAFADYASHKDSWTAESEPVQKIAKLTGANAADVPELLAGSAFPDAKAQQTTALLDGGTAKAIGETAKFLKEQGKVETVLPDYSAYVSAKFITE, encoded by the coding sequence ATGATGGCCAAACGCGCACTATCTAGTCAATTTGTTACAGTTTGTGTGTCAGCACTGATTTCTTTTTCTGCCCATGCCGCCAACCTCACGGTCGGCTATCAAACCGGTATCGACCCGAGCAAAGTCCCCCAGGCCGACGGTGTTTACGAGAAAACCATCGGCGAGAAAATCGACTGGCGCCGCTTCAACAGTGGCCCGGAAGTTGTGACAGCCATTGCTTCGGGTGACGTGCAGATCGGCAACCTCGGCTCCAGCCCGTTGGCGGCCGCCGCTTCGCGCAATCTGCCGATTGTGGCATTCATCGTTTCAGCGCAGATCAATGCCGCCGAAGCCTTTGTGGTGCGCAATGGCAGCGGTATCAACACACCCCAGGACCTGATTGGCAAAACCATCGCCACACCCTTCGTTTCCACCTCCCACTACAGCCTGCTCGGCGCACTCAAGCACTGGGGCCTGGACGCCTCGAAAGTCAAAGTGGTGAACCTGCAACCCGCAGAGATCGCCGCCGCGTGGAAGCGCGGAGATATTGATGGTGCGTTTGTCTGGTCGCCAGCGCTGGGTGAAATCCGCAAGACCGGCAAGACCCTCACCGATGCTGCCCAAGTCGGTCAGTGGGGCGCGCCAACCTTCGAAGTCTGGGTCGCCCGTAAAGACTTCGCCGAAAAGCATCCTGAGGTCGTGGCCAAATTTGCCAAAGTCACTCTAGACGCGTTTGCCGATTACGCCAGCCATAAAGACAGCTGGACGGCTGAGTCCGAACCTGTGCAAAAAATCGCCAAATTGACCGGTGCCAACGCCGCCGATGTGCCGGAATTGCTTGCGGGTTCGGCGTTCCCGGATGCCAAGGCACAGCAAACCACCGCGCTGCTGGATGGCGGCACGGCGAAAGCGATTGGCGAGACGGCGAAGTTTTTGAAGGAACAGGGCAAGGTTGAAACGGTGCTGCCGGATTATTCGGCGTATGTCAGCGCGAAATTCATCACCGAGTAA
- the argA gene encoding amino-acid N-acetyltransferase has translation MPEYVNWLRHASPYINAHRDCTFVVMLPGDGVEHPNFGNIVHDIVLLHSLGVRLVLVHGSRPQIETRLAARGLTPHYHHGMRITDAATLECVIDAVGQLRIAIEARLSMDMASSPMQGSRLRVASGNLVTARPIGVLEGVDYHHTGEVRRVDRKGINRLLDERSIVLLSPLGYSPTGEIFNLACEDVATRAAIDLGADKLLLFGADLGLIDENGKLVRELRPQQVPAHLQRLGSNYQAELLDAAAEACRGGVARSHIVSYAEDGALLTELFTRDGGGTLVAQEQFELVREAAIEDVGGLLDLISPLEEQGILVRRSREVLEREIEQFSVVEREGMIIACAALYQIADSDAGELACLAVNPEYRHGGRGDELLERIETRARAQGLKTLFVLTTRTAHWFRERGFEPSSVERLPAARASLYNFQRNSKIFEKPL, from the coding sequence ATGCCCGAATACGTTAATTGGCTTCGTCACGCGTCCCCTTACATCAATGCCCACCGCGACTGCACCTTCGTCGTCATGCTGCCTGGCGACGGCGTGGAGCATCCGAATTTCGGCAACATCGTCCACGACATCGTCCTGCTGCACAGCCTCGGCGTGCGCCTGGTGCTGGTGCACGGTTCGCGCCCGCAGATTGAAACCCGCCTCGCCGCGCGCGGCCTGACCCCGCATTATCACCACGGCATGCGCATCACCGATGCAGCGACGCTGGAGTGCGTGATCGATGCGGTCGGACAGCTGCGCATCGCCATCGAAGCGCGCCTGTCGATGGACATGGCGTCGTCGCCGATGCAAGGCTCGCGTCTGCGCGTGGCCAGCGGCAACCTCGTTACCGCGCGGCCGATCGGCGTGCTCGAAGGTGTCGACTATCACCACACCGGCGAAGTGCGCCGGGTTGACCGCAAGGGCATCAATCGTCTGCTCGATGAGCGCTCGATTGTGCTGCTGTCACCGTTGGGTTACTCGCCAACCGGTGAAATTTTCAACCTCGCCTGCGAAGACGTCGCCACCCGCGCCGCCATCGACCTGGGCGCCGACAAACTGCTGCTGTTCGGTGCTGACCTCGGTCTGATCGACGAGAACGGCAAACTGGTGCGCGAGCTGCGTCCACAGCAAGTGCCGGCGCATTTGCAGCGTCTGGGCAGCAACTATCAGGCAGAACTGCTCGATGCTGCCGCCGAGGCTTGCCGTGGCGGTGTCGCGCGCAGCCATATTGTCAGTTACGCCGAAGACGGCGCACTGCTGACCGAGCTGTTTACCCGTGACGGTGGCGGTACGCTGGTCGCGCAGGAACAATTCGAACTGGTCCGCGAGGCGGCGATTGAAGACGTCGGCGGCTTGCTCGACTTGATCAGTCCGCTGGAAGAGCAGGGGATTCTTGTACGTCGTTCGCGCGAAGTGCTGGAGCGTGAGATCGAGCAGTTCAGCGTGGTCGAGCGTGAAGGCATGATCATCGCCTGCGCGGCGCTGTATCAGATTGCCGATTCCGACGCCGGTGAACTGGCGTGTCTGGCAGTGAACCCGGAGTATCGCCATGGCGGCCGCGGTGATGAACTGCTGGAGCGCATTGAGACCCGCGCGCGGGCGCAGGGTTTGAAGACGCTATTTGTCCTCACCACCCGCACCGCGCACTGGTTCCGTGAGCGTGGATTCGAACCGAGCAGCGTTGAACGCCTGCCAGCAGCACGGGCTTCGCTGTACAACTTCCAGCGCAATTCGAAAATCTTCGAAAAGCCCCTCTGA
- the argE gene encoding acetylornithine deacetylase, translating into MPLPSMQDQFAALIAAPSVSCTQPNLDQSNRAVIDLLAGWLGDLGFSCDIQQVSPGKFNLLASFGSGPGGLVLAGHSDTVPYDDALWQTDPLKLTEVDGRWVGLGSCDMKGFFALIIEAVQPLLDQPFKQPLLILATCDEESSMSGARALAEAGRPLGRAAVIGEPTGLKPIRMHKGIMMERIDILGQSGHSSDPRLGHSALEAMHDAIGELRGLRLLWQREFNNPQFSVPQPTMNFGCIHGGDNPNRICGQCSLEFDLRPLPGMDPKVLRAEILRKLNPVAERHQVKIDYKPLFPEVPPFEQDEDAELVRIAEKLTGHSAEAVAFGTEAPYLQRLGCETIVLGPGDIACAHQPGEYLEMSRLQPTVHLLRQLIEHYCLKN; encoded by the coding sequence ATGCCTTTGCCGTCCATGCAAGACCAGTTCGCTGCGCTGATCGCCGCGCCATCGGTCAGCTGTACCCAACCGAACCTCGATCAATCCAATCGGGCGGTGATCGATCTGCTCGCCGGCTGGCTGGGGGATCTGGGTTTCAGCTGCGACATTCAGCAGGTTAGCCCGGGCAAATTCAACCTGCTCGCCAGTTTCGGCAGCGGCCCCGGCGGGCTGGTGCTGGCCGGCCACAGCGACACGGTGCCGTACGACGATGCGTTGTGGCAGACCGATCCACTGAAGCTCACCGAAGTCGATGGCCGCTGGGTCGGGTTGGGCAGTTGCGACATGAAGGGTTTTTTCGCCCTGATCATCGAAGCCGTGCAGCCGCTGCTTGATCAACCGTTCAAGCAACCGTTGCTGATCCTTGCTACCTGCGATGAAGAAAGCTCGATGTCCGGCGCCCGCGCACTCGCCGAGGCCGGGCGTCCGCTGGGTCGTGCGGCGGTAATCGGCGAGCCGACCGGGCTCAAGCCGATCCGCATGCACAAGGGCATCATGATGGAGCGCATCGACATTCTCGGGCAGAGCGGCCATTCGTCGGATCCGCGTCTGGGCCACAGCGCCCTCGAAGCGATGCACGATGCCATCGGCGAACTGCGCGGCCTGCGCCTGCTGTGGCAGCGCGAATTCAACAATCCGCAGTTCAGCGTGCCGCAACCGACGATGAACTTCGGCTGTATCCATGGCGGCGATAATCCCAACCGTATCTGCGGCCAGTGTTCGCTGGAATTCGACCTGCGGCCATTGCCGGGCATGGACCCGAAAGTCCTGCGTGCGGAGATTCTGCGCAAGCTCAACCCGGTGGCTGAGCGGCATCAGGTCAAGATCGATTACAAACCGTTGTTCCCGGAAGTGCCGCCGTTCGAGCAGGATGAAGACGCCGAACTGGTGCGCATCGCCGAAAAGCTCACCGGTCATAGCGCCGAAGCAGTAGCGTTTGGTACCGAAGCGCCTTATCTTCAGCGCCTTGGCTGCGAAACCATCGTGCTCGGCCCCGGCGACATTGCCTGTGCGCATCAGCCCGGCGAGTACCTTGAAATGTCACGTTTGCAGCCTACCGTGCATCTATTACGGCAACTGATTGAACATTACTGCCTGAAGAATTGA
- a CDS encoding CYTH domain-containing protein has product MQKETEIKLRVSRETLAALREHPLLKKRNKSGWERRELMNQYFDTPERDLAQAKVALRLRKDGDEVIQTLKTRGQSVAGLSERNEYDWKLPKAKLDVKKLDGECWPESLAELDKKTLKPIFTTDFVRERAEIAWGRGKSKVVIEAALDLGHVVVGKQKEEICELELELREGEPAALLELAAELAETLALMPCDISKAERGYRLYDANSYSLSLPAPELTPETQLDDAFAALSWHLLGSSQRLAEQYRFNGHWRLLLDWVENLAEMRALLSSLGQAAPRQSTHDLRVALDALLEDWRPLVQAGIEDEDVRKAAPEQFLEELEDPRWGLFSLTTSRWLLARTWTAERNVRGNRQGGAQLHSWLPRLLGEEATALQLQRYQQQPQDLAEQLPRIERIQVWLHHARNVLEIPEMDRLYGELNKLAQLANEPTITDELLDARKQQAIAVYQNRAWKMLLRM; this is encoded by the coding sequence ATGCAGAAAGAAACCGAAATCAAACTCCGCGTCAGCCGCGAAACCCTCGCTGCACTGCGCGAGCACCCGTTACTGAAAAAACGCAACAAAAGTGGCTGGGAACGCCGTGAGTTGATGAACCAGTACTTCGACACCCCCGAGCGCGATCTGGCTCAGGCCAAAGTCGCCCTGCGCCTGCGCAAGGACGGTGACGAAGTGATTCAGACCCTCAAGACCCGTGGCCAGAGCGTCGCCGGTCTGTCCGAGCGTAATGAATACGACTGGAAGTTGCCGAAAGCCAAGCTCGACGTGAAGAAACTCGACGGCGAATGCTGGCCCGAGTCGCTGGCCGAACTGGACAAGAAGACCCTCAAGCCGATCTTCACCACCGATTTCGTCCGCGAACGCGCCGAAATCGCTTGGGGCCGTGGCAAATCCAAAGTGGTTATCGAAGCCGCGCTGGACCTCGGTCACGTTGTGGTCGGCAAGCAGAAGGAAGAAATCTGCGAGCTGGAGCTGGAATTGCGCGAAGGCGAGCCTGCCGCGCTGCTGGAACTGGCTGCCGAACTGGCCGAAACCCTGGCGCTGATGCCGTGCGACATCAGCAAGGCTGAGCGCGGCTACCGTTTGTACGACGCCAACAGCTACTCGCTGAGCCTGCCGGCGCCGGAACTGACCCCGGAAACCCAACTCGACGACGCCTTTGCCGCACTGAGCTGGCATTTGCTCGGCAGCAGCCAGCGTCTGGCTGAACAGTATCGCTTCAACGGCCACTGGCGCCTGTTGCTCGACTGGGTTGAAAACCTCGCCGAAATGCGTGCTCTGCTCAGCAGCCTCGGCCAGGCCGCACCGCGTCAGTCGACCCACGATTTGCGTGTGGCGCTGGATGCATTGCTGGAAGACTGGCGCCCACTGGTGCAGGCCGGTATCGAAGACGAAGACGTGCGCAAAGCCGCGCCGGAGCAGTTCCTCGAAGAACTCGAAGATCCGCGCTGGGGCCTGTTCTCGCTGACCACGTCGCGCTGGTTGCTGGCTCGCACCTGGACCGCCGAGCGCAACGTGCGTGGTAACCGTCAGGGTGGCGCGCAGTTGCACAGCTGGTTGCCGCGCCTGTTGGGCGAAGAAGCCACGGCCCTGCAATTGCAGCGTTATCAGCAGCAGCCGCAAGATCTGGCTGAACAGCTGCCGCGTATCGAGCGTATTCAGGTCTGGCTGCACCACGCCCGTAACGTGCTGGAGATCCCGGAAATGGATCGCTTGTACGGCGAGCTGAACAAGCTGGCGCAACTGGCCAACGAGCCGACGATCACTGACGAACTGCTCGATGCGCGCAAGCAGCAGGCGATTGCGGTTTACCAGAATCGCGCGTGGAAAATGCTCCTGCGTATGTAA